The Afipia massiliensis genome has a segment encoding these proteins:
- the acuI gene encoding acrylyl-CoA reductase (NADPH) has protein sequence MATFKAIRIDKADKGTTAALTQFDEAELMDGDVTVAVEWSTVNYKDGLAVTGKSPVVRRFPMIAGVDFAGTVLESSHPGWKAGDKVVSTGWGLSETHLGAYAQKARVKGDWLVRLPEGMTARQAMAIGTAGFTAMLSVMALEKHGLTPNNGPVVVTGAAGGVGSVAVATLSKLGFHVIASTGRAAEADYLRGLGAAEVIDRNELSAPGKPLAKERWAGGIDSVGSTTLANLLSMTKYGGAIAACGLAGGMDLPSSVAPFILRGVCLLGIDSVMCPLTPRKAAWARIAKDVDHAKLAEMTTEIGLDEVIGAAPKILAGQLRGRTVVKIS, from the coding sequence TTGGCAACCTTCAAGGCAATCAGAATCGACAAGGCCGACAAAGGCACCACGGCAGCGCTGACGCAGTTCGACGAAGCGGAACTGATGGACGGCGACGTCACCGTCGCGGTCGAGTGGTCCACGGTGAATTACAAGGACGGCCTCGCCGTCACCGGCAAGTCGCCGGTGGTGCGCCGTTTCCCGATGATTGCCGGTGTGGATTTCGCGGGCACGGTTCTGGAATCGTCGCATCCCGGCTGGAAGGCGGGCGACAAGGTTGTCTCCACCGGTTGGGGTCTGAGCGAGACCCATCTCGGCGCGTATGCGCAGAAGGCGCGCGTCAAGGGCGACTGGCTGGTGCGTTTGCCCGAGGGCATGACCGCGCGTCAGGCGATGGCGATCGGCACGGCGGGTTTCACCGCGATGTTGTCGGTGATGGCGCTGGAGAAGCACGGTCTGACGCCAAACAATGGCCCGGTGGTTGTCACCGGTGCTGCCGGCGGCGTCGGTTCGGTGGCGGTGGCGACCCTCTCAAAGCTCGGTTTCCACGTCATCGCATCGACGGGACGTGCAGCCGAGGCGGATTATCTGCGCGGTCTTGGCGCTGCCGAAGTCATCGACCGCAACGAATTGTCCGCACCGGGCAAACCGCTCGCCAAGGAGCGCTGGGCCGGCGGTATCGACAGCGTCGGGTCGACCACGCTGGCGAACCTGCTTTCGATGACGAAGTACGGCGGCGCCATCGCCGCCTGCGGTCTTGCCGGCGGTATGGACCTGCCGTCGTCGGTGGCGCCTTTCATTTTGCGCGGAGTGTGCCTTTTGGGCATCGATTCCGTGATGTGCCCGCTCACACCGCGAAAGGCCGCCTGGGCGCGCATCGCGAAGGATGTTGACCACGCGAAACTTGCTGAAATGACTACGGAAATCGGTCTCGACGAGGTTATCGGCGCAGCGCCGAAAATTCTCGCCGGGCAGCTTCGCGGCCGGACGGTGGTGAAAATTTCCTGA
- the nadA gene encoding quinolinate synthase NadA, whose product MPITGIYGPDDFGNPIHRQPTGATRPRVTDAERARALPMPSLEWTPEVERATAHLYARVKNVIPEIEWPFMAPYVKAINDLKQQRNAVILAHNYQTPEIFHCVADIGGDSLQLAREATKVKEKVIVQCGVHFMAETSKILNPDKTVLIPDSRAGCSLASSITGADVRLLRERFPGVPVVAYVNTSADVKAEVDICCTSSNAVQVVESLNAETVIFLPDQYLAKYVASKTSVKIIAWKGACEVHERFTGDELRTYREADPSVQIIAHPECPPDVIAEADFTGSTAHMIDWVRKHQPKRIVMVTECSMADNVQAELPNVEFVKPCNLCPHMKRITLPKILDSLIYMREEVTIDPMIIDKARRSVERMINLKN is encoded by the coding sequence ATGCCGATCACCGGAATTTATGGTCCCGACGATTTCGGGAATCCGATCCACCGCCAGCCCACCGGCGCGACCCGCCCCCGCGTCACCGACGCGGAGCGCGCGCGCGCGTTGCCGATGCCCTCGCTGGAATGGACGCCCGAGGTCGAGCGCGCCACCGCGCATCTCTACGCCAGGGTGAAGAACGTCATTCCCGAAATCGAATGGCCGTTCATGGCGCCTTACGTCAAGGCGATCAACGATCTGAAGCAGCAGCGCAACGCTGTGATCCTGGCGCACAACTACCAGACGCCGGAGATTTTCCATTGCGTCGCCGACATCGGCGGCGACTCGCTGCAGCTCGCCCGCGAGGCGACAAAAGTAAAAGAGAAAGTCATCGTCCAGTGCGGCGTGCACTTCATGGCCGAGACCTCGAAAATCCTGAACCCCGACAAGACCGTGCTGATCCCGGATTCGCGCGCCGGCTGCTCGCTGGCCTCAAGCATCACCGGCGCGGACGTGCGCCTGCTGCGTGAGCGCTTCCCCGGCGTGCCGGTGGTGGCTTACGTCAACACGTCTGCCGACGTGAAGGCGGAGGTCGACATCTGCTGCACCTCGTCGAACGCCGTGCAGGTGGTGGAAAGCCTCAACGCCGAGACCGTGATTTTCCTCCCCGACCAGTATCTGGCGAAATACGTCGCCTCGAAAACCAGCGTAAAGATCATCGCGTGGAAGGGCGCATGCGAGGTACACGAGCGTTTCACCGGCGACGAGCTGCGCACCTATCGCGAGGCCGATCCCAGCGTGCAGATCATCGCGCATCCCGAATGCCCGCCCGACGTGATCGCTGAAGCGGACTTCACCGGCTCGACCGCGCACATGATCGACTGGGTCCGCAAGCACCAGCCGAAGCGGATCGTTATGGTCACCGAATGTTCGATGGCGGACAACGTGCAGGCCGAACTGCCGAATGTGGAGTTCGTCAAGCCGTGCAACCTGTGCCCGCACATGAAGCGCATCACGCTGCCGAAGATTCTCGACAGCCTGATTTACATGCGTGAGGAAGTCACCATCGACCCGATGATCATCGACAAGGCCCGGCGTTCGGTGGAACGCATGATCAACCTGAAGAACTGA
- a CDS encoding L-aspartate oxidase, which yields MTLNPNKLSSITTHDVIIVGGGLAGLFCALKLSPRPVTVISAAPLGEGASSAWAQGGIAAAVAEGDSAEAHAADTIAVGGGIVDEDVALALAREAGARIHDLLHYGVPFDRDLEGKLAVGREAAHSARRIVHVQGDMAGKAIIAALIEAVRKTPSIRVIEGYVAEALLSEGDAVSGLQLRKADDAIAAPIIIPSRAIVLATGGIGHLYAVTTNPAEASGSGLAIAARAGAVIADPEFVQFHPTAIMVGRDPAPLATEALRGEGATLINGKGERFMLALNPLAELAPRDIVARGVFAEIAAGRGAYLDATRALGTTFAKKFPTVYASCMAAGIDPATQPIPIAPAAHYHMGGIAVDRHGRTSLKGLWAGGEVSSTGAHGANRLASNSLLEAVVYAARIAEDIDGNMFARSPLVVPPQIPRNCAMPPLTEANLRTMMSSHVGVVRDGDRLMEAVQAFAAIEQSTGNIALRNMATTALIVAASAWSRRESRGAHFRSDYTAEDPAQRHRTMTTLIEARNIALMLSDGATAKRSAKLSTGV from the coding sequence ATGACACTTAATCCAAACAAGCTCTCAAGCATCACCACCCACGACGTCATCATCGTCGGCGGCGGCCTCGCGGGGCTATTCTGCGCGCTGAAACTCTCGCCCCGTCCGGTCACGGTGATTTCCGCAGCGCCGCTCGGCGAAGGCGCGTCGAGCGCATGGGCGCAGGGCGGCATCGCGGCGGCTGTTGCCGAAGGCGACAGCGCCGAGGCCCATGCGGCCGATACGATCGCGGTCGGCGGCGGCATCGTCGATGAAGATGTCGCGCTCGCCCTCGCCCGCGAGGCCGGCGCACGGATCCACGATCTCCTGCACTACGGCGTGCCGTTCGACCGCGATCTCGAAGGCAAGCTCGCCGTCGGACGCGAGGCCGCGCATTCCGCCCGGCGCATCGTCCATGTTCAGGGCGACATGGCGGGCAAGGCGATTATCGCGGCGCTGATCGAGGCCGTGCGAAAAACGCCGTCGATCCGCGTAATCGAAGGCTATGTCGCCGAAGCCCTGCTGAGCGAAGGCGACGCGGTTTCAGGATTGCAGTTGCGCAAGGCGGACGACGCAATCGCGGCGCCGATCATCATCCCGTCGCGCGCCATCGTGCTGGCGACCGGCGGCATCGGGCATCTCTATGCAGTCACGACCAATCCGGCGGAGGCCAGCGGATCGGGGCTCGCGATTGCCGCACGCGCCGGCGCGGTGATTGCCGATCCCGAATTCGTGCAGTTTCACCCGACCGCCATCATGGTCGGCCGCGATCCCGCACCGCTGGCGACCGAAGCCTTGCGCGGCGAAGGCGCAACCCTGATCAACGGCAAGGGCGAGCGGTTCATGCTGGCGCTCAACCCGCTGGCCGAACTCGCACCCCGCGACATTGTCGCGCGCGGGGTGTTCGCGGAAATCGCTGCTGGCCGTGGCGCATATCTGGATGCAACCAGGGCGCTTGGCACGACGTTCGCGAAGAAATTTCCGACGGTCTATGCGAGTTGCATGGCGGCGGGTATCGATCCCGCGACGCAGCCGATCCCGATTGCACCAGCGGCGCATTACCACATGGGCGGCATCGCCGTGGACAGGCACGGCCGCACCTCTCTCAAGGGCTTGTGGGCCGGCGGCGAAGTGTCGAGCACCGGCGCGCACGGCGCCAACCGCCTCGCCTCGAATTCACTGCTCGAAGCGGTGGTCTATGCCGCGCGGATCGCCGAAGATATCGACGGCAACATGTTTGCGCGCAGTCCCCTCGTCGTGCCGCCTCAGATCCCGCGCAACTGCGCCATGCCGCCGCTCACCGAAGCCAACCTTCGCACCATGATGAGTTCGCATGTCGGCGTCGTCCGCGACGGCGACCGCCTGATGGAAGCCGTACAGGCGTTCGCGGCTATCGAACAGAGCACCGGAAACATTGCGCTGCGCAACATGGCGACCACGGCGCTGATCGTTGCGGCGTCGGCATGGTCCCGCCGTGAAAGCCGCGGCGCGCATTTCCGCTCCGACTATACGGCGGAAGATCCGGCGCAAAGACACCGCACCATGACAACGCTCATTGAGGCGCGTAACATCGCGCTCATGTTGTCGGATGGTGCAACCGCCAAACGATCCGCTAAACTATCCACGGGAGTTTGA
- the nadC gene encoding carboxylating nicotinate-nucleotide diphosphorylase — protein MSVTDVLNPAALMHPQAFLSPLAIDDAVERALAEDLGRAGDVTSIATIPANTQAFAKLVARQAGVIAGLPLAVATFLKLSPDVRIQAHAHDGVNVAKGVHVLTISGPARAVLSGERTALNFVGRLSGIATLTSDYIRHAGVTKTRICDTRKTTPGLRALEKYAVRCGGGFNHRFGLDDAILIKDNHIAVAGGVKAVLQRARAHVGHLVKIEIEVDTLDQLREVLATGLADVVMLDNMDIPTLREAVAITNKRVVLEVSGGVTLASIGEIATTGVDYVSAGALTHSAPNFDVALDIDA, from the coding sequence GTGAGCGTCACCGATGTCCTGAACCCCGCCGCCCTGATGCACCCGCAGGCATTTCTGTCGCCGCTGGCGATCGATGACGCGGTGGAGCGCGCACTTGCCGAAGACCTCGGCCGCGCAGGAGACGTAACGTCCATCGCCACTATCCCGGCCAACACCCAGGCCTTTGCCAAACTGGTGGCGCGACAGGCCGGCGTGATCGCGGGCTTGCCGCTGGCGGTGGCGACGTTCCTGAAACTGTCGCCTGACGTCCGGATCCAGGCCCACGCCCATGACGGCGTCAACGTCGCCAAGGGTGTGCATGTGCTGACGATCTCGGGCCCGGCCCGCGCGGTGCTTTCGGGCGAGCGCACCGCGCTCAACTTTGTCGGACGCCTCTCCGGCATCGCGACCCTGACGTCGGATTATATCCGCCACGCCGGCGTGACCAAGACGCGCATTTGCGATACCCGCAAGACCACGCCGGGGCTGCGCGCGCTGGAGAAATACGCGGTGCGCTGTGGCGGCGGCTTCAACCACCGTTTCGGCCTCGACGACGCCATCCTGATCAAGGACAACCACATCGCGGTCGCCGGCGGCGTCAAAGCCGTGCTGCAACGCGCGCGTGCGCATGTCGGTCATCTGGTCAAGATCGAGATCGAGGTCGACACACTCGATCAGTTGCGCGAAGTCCTTGCGACCGGCCTTGCGGACGTGGTGATGCTCGACAACATGGACATTCCGACGCTGCGCGAAGCGGTCGCGATAACCAACAAACGCGTGGTGCTGGAAGTCTCCGGCGGCGTCACACTGGCGTCGATCGGCGAGATCGCGACAACCGGCGTCGATTATGTGTCGGCTGGTGCGCTGACGCATTCCGCGCCGAACTTCGACGTCGCACTGGATATTGATGCGTAG
- a CDS encoding cell wall hydrolase, with translation MSVLRNGSKGARFAPFGFVLCLLTVSPTEIGYQDLASLLARQPGVAERWQEYIFASSRRMLQVASFNLPRPIGTNTRETPAYHLASLVSQGVDVTGSLGRDPLGPVLRPLQKSDFPKVVRSSKGDRLPVYAPEVVAPVAAPPPEQDQPNSNASVRGAKTAEAAPVNAAAPLDAELEAALNAPRLPQYDSAVSLQNIPADHPLNAVPATKEDGNAVEPEPGRDGFSFQTATLFFGNSSLGVSSGSLERWQPGEEPIIVIPGVDPDMKMPATLPDQSAAPSAGGESVASKGEVTGEHQRPRTPAERLGLDAKNRAKSEKCLTDAIYFEARGEAVRGQIAVAQVVLNRAFSGYYPTTVCGVVYQNSHRHLSCQFTFACDGIRDVVKEPDMWERAKKIARESLDGRLWLPEVGKSTHYHAYWVRPSWANEMKKMYKYGVHTFYRPRAWGDGKDAPTWGTAAETAAISAKLAEAARSSAEISGGK, from the coding sequence ATGTCTGTGTTGCGTAACGGGTCGAAGGGCGCGCGGTTCGCGCCCTTCGGCTTTGTTCTCTGTCTCTTGACAGTGAGCCCGACCGAAATCGGCTATCAGGATCTCGCATCGTTGCTGGCGCGCCAGCCCGGCGTTGCCGAGCGCTGGCAGGAATACATCTTCGCATCGTCGCGCCGCATGCTGCAGGTGGCATCGTTCAATCTGCCCCGCCCGATCGGCACCAATACCCGCGAAACACCGGCGTATCATCTGGCAAGTCTCGTCAGCCAGGGCGTCGACGTGACCGGCTCGCTCGGCCGCGATCCGCTCGGACCCGTTTTGCGCCCATTGCAGAAATCGGATTTTCCCAAGGTTGTGCGCTCGTCGAAGGGCGATCGTCTTCCGGTTTATGCGCCTGAGGTTGTCGCGCCTGTCGCCGCGCCGCCGCCGGAGCAGGATCAGCCGAATTCCAATGCGTCGGTGCGCGGCGCGAAGACGGCCGAGGCTGCGCCTGTGAATGCAGCCGCGCCACTCGATGCCGAACTGGAAGCCGCGCTGAATGCGCCGCGCTTGCCTCAGTATGATTCCGCTGTTTCGCTGCAGAACATTCCTGCCGACCATCCGCTCAACGCCGTTCCGGCGACCAAGGAAGACGGCAATGCCGTCGAGCCGGAACCGGGCCGCGACGGCTTCTCGTTCCAGACCGCGACCTTGTTCTTCGGCAATTCATCGCTCGGCGTATCGAGCGGGTCACTCGAGCGCTGGCAGCCCGGCGAAGAACCGATCATCGTGATTCCGGGCGTCGATCCGGACATGAAAATGCCGGCGACCTTGCCCGATCAGTCCGCCGCGCCATCGGCCGGCGGCGAAAGCGTCGCCAGCAAGGGCGAAGTGACCGGCGAGCACCAGCGCCCCCGCACGCCGGCGGAACGCCTCGGCCTCGATGCCAAGAACCGTGCGAAATCCGAAAAGTGCCTCACCGATGCGATCTACTTCGAGGCGCGCGGCGAAGCGGTGCGCGGGCAGATCGCGGTGGCGCAGGTCGTGCTCAACCGCGCGTTCTCCGGCTATTATCCGACCACGGTCTGCGGAGTCGTCTACCAGAATTCGCACCGCCACCTGTCGTGCCAGTTCACCTTCGCCTGTGACGGCATCCGCGACGTGGTGAAAGAGCCGGACATGTGGGAACGCGCCAAGAAGATCGCGCGGGAAAGTCTGGACGGACGGCTCTGGCTGCCGGAAGTTGGCAAGTCGACGCACTATCACGCCTACTGGGTGCGCCCGTCATGGGCCAACGAGATGAAGAAGATGTACAAGTACGGCGTGCATACTTTCTATCGTCCGCGCGCCTGGGGCGACGGCAAGGACGCGCCGACCTGGGGCACGGCGGCGGAAACGGCAGCGATCTCCGCGAAGCTCGCCGAAGCAGCCAGGAGTTCGGCTGAAATATCGGGCGGCAAGTAG